From the Paenibacillus sp. FSL H8-0548 genome, one window contains:
- a CDS encoding DUF2277 domain-containing protein codes for MCRNIKTLFNFEPQATDAEVEAASLQFVRKLSGFNTPSKANEEAFSLAVLEVAAAAQKLLDSLITNAEPRDREIEIERARIRNAKRFDK; via the coding sequence ATGTGCAGAAATATTAAAACGTTATTTAATTTCGAGCCGCAGGCTACGGATGCCGAGGTTGAAGCAGCTTCGCTTCAATTCGTAAGAAAGCTATCTGGATTTAATACACCTTCCAAGGCGAACGAGGAGGCATTCAGTCTAGCAGTGCTTGAAGTGGCTGCTGCTGCGCAGAAGCTGTTGGATTCATTGATTACGAATGCAGAGCCGCGTGACCGAGAGATTGAAATTGAACGAGCCCGCATTAGAAATGCCAAAAGATTCGATAAATAG
- a CDS encoding cation diffusion facilitator family transporter has protein sequence MSKANEDKEAKKEKKIVSSKENHEGEHDHSHSHHSHGHHHGHAHGHHGHSHAPNNKAGLLIALIITAGIMILEFAGGLITNSLALLSDSGHMLSDTAALALSLVALGFAVRPSSSNRTFGFHRFEILAALFNGITLFVIAAFIIVEAFKRFGEPPTVASGTMMIIASIGLLANLASAWFLIRKADTKDNLNVRSAYLHVIGDAIGSVGAIIAGILMSLFSWYIADPIISVIVALLILKSAWGMIQSTVHILMEGTPSHVDAKQVEKTLRQIAGVNDVHDLHIWTITSGLDSLSCHLTVEDHIDCQIVLQEAIKVISADFHIEHTTIQIEKSQLKHPELKV, from the coding sequence ATGAGTAAAGCTAATGAAGACAAAGAAGCAAAAAAAGAAAAGAAGATTGTGTCAAGTAAAGAAAATCATGAGGGAGAACATGACCATAGCCACAGCCATCATTCTCATGGACATCATCACGGGCACGCACACGGTCATCACGGACATTCGCATGCCCCTAATAATAAGGCGGGTTTGCTCATTGCGCTGATTATCACGGCTGGAATCATGATATTGGAGTTTGCAGGAGGCTTGATCACGAACTCTTTGGCGCTGCTATCGGATTCAGGACATATGCTGAGCGACACGGCAGCGCTAGCGCTAAGTCTAGTTGCTCTTGGGTTTGCCGTTCGTCCGTCCTCATCCAATCGAACCTTTGGCTTTCATCGTTTTGAGATATTAGCTGCGCTATTTAATGGAATCACGCTGTTTGTTATTGCGGCATTCATTATCGTCGAAGCGTTTAAACGGTTCGGAGAGCCGCCAACGGTTGCGAGCGGGACGATGATGATTATTGCAAGTATTGGGCTGCTTGCTAATCTTGCGAGCGCGTGGTTTCTTATTCGCAAGGCTGATACAAAAGATAATCTGAATGTGCGCAGCGCCTACCTTCATGTGATTGGGGATGCCATTGGCTCAGTAGGTGCCATTATTGCCGGAATATTAATGTCCTTGTTCTCTTGGTATATCGCCGATCCGATCATTAGCGTTATTGTTGCTCTCCTTATTTTGAAGAGTGCTTGGGGAATGATTCAATCCACCGTCCATATTTTAATGGAAGGAACACCTTCTCATGTCGATGCGAAGCAAGTGGAGAAGACGCTGCGTCAAATCGCGGGCGTTAATGACGTGCATGATCTTCATATTTGGACGATTACATCCGGACTTGATTCCTTGAGCTGCCATTTGACCGTCGAAGATCATATCGATTGCCAAATCGTGCTGCAGGAAGCGATAAAGGTTATTTCAGCTGATTTCCATATTGAGCATACGACGATACAGATTGAGAAGTCACAATTGAAGCATCCTGAATTAAAAGTATAA
- a CDS encoding DJ-1/PfpI family protein — protein sequence MSKRVLILTGDGAEVLEVYYPFYRVKEEGYEAVIASPRKKTLHTVCHDFIEGWDTYSEKPAHLLPSDIAFADVEPADYDALIIPGGRAPEFIRNDQDLPRIVQHFLDADKPVGAICHGAQVFLALPDRSYFKGRTLTAYNACKLEVESLGAEYASETLHVDGNLVSGHAWPDLPGFMREFLNLLGRTSNKELTSTTN from the coding sequence ATGTCCAAACGGGTGCTTATTCTAACCGGTGACGGTGCAGAGGTTCTGGAGGTTTATTATCCATTCTATCGCGTAAAGGAAGAGGGCTACGAGGCGGTGATCGCTTCGCCGAGGAAGAAGACATTGCATACGGTATGCCACGACTTCATTGAGGGATGGGATACCTATTCGGAGAAGCCAGCTCATCTGCTGCCGTCCGATATAGCCTTTGCGGACGTGGAGCCCGCTGACTACGATGCCTTGATCATCCCAGGCGGACGCGCTCCTGAGTTTATCCGCAATGATCAAGACCTTCCGCGAATTGTCCAGCACTTTCTGGATGCGGACAAGCCTGTAGGTGCGATTTGCCACGGTGCCCAGGTATTCCTGGCGCTGCCAGACCGTTCCTACTTCAAAGGCAGAACGTTAACGGCATACAATGCGTGCAAGCTGGAAGTCGAATCACTAGGCGCAGAATATGCAAGTGAGACACTGCATGTAGACGGCAATTTAGTGTCGGGTCATGCATGGCCTGATCTCCCTGGATTTATGCGCGAATTTCTAAATCTGCTGGGCCGGACGTCGAACAAGGAACTAACCTCAACTACGAATTAA
- a CDS encoding 50S ribosomal protein L25, with translation MTTFMQAEKRTHLNTSGLRNLRKSGRLPGIVFGRNVENEMIHISTIEFHRWLKQGASGFIDIQLEGKESVSVLLEDLQRDSVTRDLIHVDFQQVQTNQIVRTKIPIKFNGNPIGMKQGGVVQIQSEFIEVEALPRHLPSVIEYDISGMNIGESIYVKDLELSSEVTLISGKNEFLVSVVKP, from the coding sequence ATGACGACATTTATGCAAGCAGAGAAACGTACACATTTGAATACATCGGGGCTTCGTAATCTACGTAAATCAGGACGTCTGCCAGGTATTGTGTTTGGTAGAAATGTAGAAAATGAGATGATTCATATTTCAACGATAGAATTTCATAGGTGGTTGAAGCAAGGTGCTTCTGGTTTTATCGATATACAGCTTGAAGGGAAAGAGTCGGTGTCCGTACTGCTCGAGGATCTCCAGCGGGACTCGGTAACGCGTGACTTGATTCATGTTGATTTCCAGCAAGTGCAGACTAACCAGATCGTACGCACCAAGATTCCGATCAAGTTCAATGGCAACCCAATCGGAATGAAGCAGGGCGGAGTCGTGCAAATTCAGTCCGAGTTTATTGAGGTAGAAGCTTTGCCAAGGCATCTGCCATCGGTGATCGAGTATGACATCAGCGGCATGAATATCGGAGAATCCATCTATGTGAAGGATTTGGAGTTGTCATCTGAGGTTACACTAATTTCCGGTAAAAATGAATTTCTCGTATCTGTAGTGAAGCCTTAA
- a CDS encoding metallophosphoesterase has translation MGKFSFVIMPDTQKLTRHHSELLCKSVKWITKHASELNIRMVLHVGDVVDQGADAEEEYHAAEKALSGLDQANIPLLIAPGNHDYDTPIISTSGPIPEHQHRDLKMFNQYFGLYRMEHMPWFGGAFEPYKAENMYACIHMDNIDLLVLVLEFVPRIEVMEWVDEIVKRYADHQVIVVTHSYMYMYGERVKAGDRTNPKEKYVAVASGCDGEEMWQSYLKHYPNLKAVFSGHHIPEHVSHRIDAGVHGNQVLQCFQNWQAAELGGEGRIRLVEWDPDHCYISSSVFNPNAEQFENEPGYDIDMHYIFGPVIEKHSSEKLRFSK, from the coding sequence ATGGGGAAATTCTCATTTGTCATTATGCCGGATACGCAGAAGCTCACAAGACATCACTCAGAGCTGCTATGCAAATCTGTAAAGTGGATTACGAAGCATGCCTCCGAATTAAACATACGAATGGTCCTGCATGTCGGAGATGTGGTGGATCAAGGGGCTGATGCGGAAGAGGAGTACCACGCGGCAGAGAAAGCGCTGAGCGGACTAGATCAAGCCAATATTCCACTTCTTATTGCACCAGGCAATCATGATTATGATACACCTATTATTTCAACCAGCGGTCCCATTCCGGAGCACCAACATCGGGATTTAAAGATGTTTAACCAATATTTCGGCTTGTACAGAATGGAGCATATGCCTTGGTTTGGCGGAGCGTTTGAGCCGTATAAGGCAGAGAATATGTATGCCTGTATACATATGGACAATATAGATTTGCTTGTGCTTGTGCTAGAATTTGTGCCTCGTATAGAAGTGATGGAATGGGTAGACGAAATCGTGAAGCGTTATGCTGACCATCAGGTCATTGTTGTTACCCACAGCTATATGTATATGTATGGTGAGAGAGTCAAAGCGGGGGACCGCACAAATCCAAAGGAAAAATACGTGGCAGTCGCTTCGGGCTGCGATGGTGAAGAAATGTGGCAAAGTTATTTGAAGCACTATCCTAACTTAAAAGCAGTTTTTTCAGGACATCACATTCCTGAGCATGTGAGTCATCGCATTGATGCAGGCGTGCATGGCAATCAGGTACTGCAATGCTTTCAAAATTGGCAAGCGGCAGAGCTTGGCGGAGAGGGCCGCATTCGCCTAGTGGAATGGGATCCAGACCATTGTTATATATCCAGCAGTGTATTCAATCCGAATGCCGAACAATTTGAGAATGAGCCGGGATACGATATAGACATGCATTATATTTTCGGACCAGTCATAGAAAAACATAGTAGTGAGAAGCTGAGATTCTCAAAATAG
- a CDS encoding ABC transporter ATP-binding protein, with amino-acid sequence MEQRSIMASTKNLSVYFKLPSIRKKLWVRAVNDISLSMYKGEVLGLVGESGSGKSTYGRALLRLNEAQSGQIFFQDEEITHLSTKEMRPLRKEMQMVFQDPNSSLNPRMKLMDIIREPLYVNKLGTKQAQEQAVRTILEHVQLPQDSLGKFPHQLSGGQRQRIAIARALVTRPRFLVADEPVSALDVSVQAQIINLLSDLREELGLTILMISHDLSVVQYFADRVAVMYLGKLVEVGTVEEVFNVPAHPYTKALLDAVPEPDPTIIKATRPIDGDMPSPVHPPSGCVFRTRCPLAKEDCERIVPELKEMTPGHLVACILNEQGGN; translated from the coding sequence TTGGAGCAGCGCAGCATAATGGCCAGCACGAAAAACTTGAGTGTTTACTTTAAGCTTCCATCTATTCGCAAGAAACTGTGGGTTAGGGCCGTTAACGATATTTCATTATCTATGTATAAGGGCGAAGTGCTCGGCTTAGTTGGTGAATCCGGTTCGGGAAAAAGCACTTATGGAAGAGCCCTGCTGCGCTTGAATGAAGCACAGTCTGGACAAATTTTCTTTCAAGACGAGGAGATCACGCATTTATCGACGAAAGAGATGCGTCCCTTGCGGAAAGAAATGCAAATGGTATTCCAAGACCCCAACAGCTCGCTGAATCCTCGAATGAAATTAATGGATATTATTAGAGAGCCGCTTTATGTGAACAAACTAGGTACGAAGCAGGCACAGGAGCAGGCTGTGCGCACCATTCTCGAGCATGTTCAGCTGCCGCAGGATAGTTTGGGGAAATTTCCTCATCAATTGTCCGGTGGCCAAAGACAGCGAATAGCGATTGCTAGAGCTTTAGTAACAAGACCGCGGTTTCTGGTCGCGGATGAGCCGGTATCCGCATTAGATGTATCCGTACAAGCGCAAATTATTAATTTGCTTTCTGATTTGCGTGAAGAGCTGGGTTTAACCATATTAATGATTTCACATGATCTGTCCGTGGTGCAATATTTTGCCGATCGGGTGGCTGTCATGTATCTTGGCAAATTAGTAGAGGTTGGTACAGTAGAGGAAGTTTTTAATGTGCCTGCTCATCCTTATACGAAAGCACTGCTCGATGCGGTTCCAGAGCCCGATCCTACTATTATAAAAGCAACGCGTCCAATTGATGGTGATATGCCGAGTCCGGTTCATCCGCCTAGCGGCTGTGTATTTCGAACGAGATGTCCTCTAGCGAAGGAGGACTGTGAACGAATCGTGCCGGAGTTAAAGGAGATGACACCTGGACATCTGGTCGCCTGTATTTTAAATGAACAAGGAGGTAATTGA
- a CDS encoding ABC transporter ATP-binding protein produces the protein MDPLLRIRGLRVGFKRREKHIYPVNGFNLDIYKGETIAIVGESGCGKSLTALSIMGLIGENSPVANSIVNGQIILHTDDHNELELTSMSPKEYERIRGSLISMIFQEPMTALNPLLTVGEQIIEVLTKHKGLSRREAKKQALASLEAIGIPDAANRMKAYPFQLSGGQKQRVMIAIAMACNPKLLIADEPTTALDVTIQSQILYLLKQIKQENNMSIMFITHNLGIVVQFADRVAVMYRGIVVEYATVQQLFTSPQHPYTRMLIGSLPKKGLRSALGDRLEAIQGTVPSPNEIVTGCPFHTRCKEAEERCTRELPNETFIDGTHLVRCLVREEEQQVGAAQHNGQHEKLECLL, from the coding sequence ATGGATCCATTACTTCGAATTAGAGGGCTGCGGGTTGGTTTTAAACGACGGGAAAAACATATTTATCCCGTTAACGGCTTCAACCTGGATATTTATAAGGGAGAGACGATTGCGATTGTCGGGGAATCTGGCTGTGGTAAAAGTCTTACAGCACTATCGATTATGGGGCTGATCGGTGAAAATTCACCAGTGGCCAATTCTATCGTCAACGGCCAGATTATATTGCATACAGATGATCATAATGAGCTGGAGCTTACCAGCATGAGTCCAAAAGAATATGAACGTATTCGCGGCTCCCTTATTTCTATGATATTTCAGGAGCCGATGACAGCTCTGAATCCGTTGCTTACAGTCGGAGAGCAGATTATAGAGGTGCTTACTAAGCATAAAGGGCTATCGCGTCGTGAGGCAAAGAAGCAAGCTTTAGCTTCATTGGAGGCTATAGGAATACCAGATGCCGCCAATCGAATGAAAGCCTACCCGTTTCAATTGTCAGGCGGGCAGAAGCAGCGCGTCATGATCGCGATTGCGATGGCCTGTAATCCGAAGCTGCTAATTGCCGATGAGCCGACAACAGCATTAGATGTCACGATTCAATCTCAGATTTTGTATTTACTGAAGCAAATTAAGCAAGAAAATAATATGTCGATTATGTTTATTACGCATAATTTAGGCATTGTCGTCCAATTTGCTGACCGAGTTGCTGTTATGTATCGCGGAATTGTCGTTGAATATGCGACAGTGCAGCAATTGTTCACATCCCCGCAGCATCCCTATACAAGAATGCTGATAGGGTCGCTTCCGAAGAAGGGCTTGCGTTCTGCCTTAGGGGATCGACTGGAAGCCATTCAAGGTACAGTGCCTAGTCCAAACGAAATAGTGACAGGCTGTCCATTTCATACGAGATGCAAAGAAGCTGAGGAGCGTTGTACGAGGGAGCTTCCCAATGAGACTTTTATTGATGGTACGCACCTTGTTCGGTGTTTGGTTAGAGAGGAGGAGCAGCAAGTTGGAGCAGCGCAGCATAATGGCCAGCACGAAAAACTTGAGTGTTTACTTTAA
- a CDS encoding ABC transporter permease produces MSALLKKWSYIPWQVRLSMILVIFLFIVIVFADWIMPYNPNSTKLLDNNTPPVFLNGSWEHVLGTDQLGRDLMSRIIYGMKTSFSIAAVGLVIGCIVGVAAGLISGYVGGWVDKLIMALVDFQFAVPYTLILLMGIVIFGTDTIVLIILIGLANWENYARVVRGLVLSLRENQYIEAAQTSGGSALYIMTKHIFPNILPTILVMMTLYFPSVLTMESSLSFLGIGIQPPTASLGRMVGEGRNYLMTSWWISIVPSLLIVLMAMLMQTIGDWFRDRMNISNNME; encoded by the coding sequence GTGAGTGCATTATTGAAAAAATGGTCCTATATTCCATGGCAGGTTAGGCTAAGCATGATCCTCGTAATCTTTCTATTTATTGTTATTGTATTTGCGGATTGGATTATGCCGTATAATCCCAATTCCACGAAGCTGCTCGATAACAATACACCTCCTGTATTTCTGAATGGCAGCTGGGAGCATGTGCTTGGTACGGATCAACTAGGAAGAGATTTAATGAGCCGAATTATTTATGGAATGAAAACCAGCTTTAGCATTGCTGCGGTGGGGCTCGTTATTGGCTGTATCGTCGGTGTTGCAGCCGGCCTAATTAGCGGTTATGTGGGCGGATGGGTAGATAAGCTTATTATGGCGCTCGTTGATTTTCAATTTGCGGTCCCCTATACTCTTATTTTGCTTATGGGTATCGTTATTTTTGGCACGGATACCATTGTCCTCATCATATTAATTGGATTAGCTAACTGGGAAAATTACGCGAGAGTAGTGAGGGGACTGGTTCTCTCACTTCGCGAAAATCAATATATAGAAGCTGCTCAGACATCAGGAGGTTCGGCCTTGTATATTATGACCAAACATATTTTTCCGAATATATTGCCTACTATTCTCGTCATGATGACACTATATTTTCCTTCTGTGCTAACGATGGAATCCTCACTTTCTTTTTTGGGAATAGGCATTCAGCCCCCAACAGCCAGTCTTGGAAGAATGGTAGGGGAAGGTCGTAATTACTTAATGACCTCATGGTGGATTTCTATTGTACCTTCGCTCCTTATCGTGTTGATGGCGATGCTTATGCAGACGATTGGCGACTGGTTCAGAGACCGCATGAATATTTCCAACAATATGGAATAG
- a CDS encoding ABC transporter permease: MRDVHAFLHSSSIILNQEAVIGLYFFAIEKVIKAGLTILAVLIFVFIGARLTGDPFSMMFPDGLTHEQKQLLMEHYGLDRPIYVQFQIYLQEALRGNFGTSIHDGRMVTLIFKTAALETLKLGIWAFLLSSVIGITVGILASLKPNSKLAKLLMFIACLGYSVPGFVVGILMIVIFSFYLKLLPSMGMGGWQSYIMPVVSISVHPIATIARYVYTSFTEVLSQDYIRTARAKGLSESLVILKHAFRNTLIPLVTVLGMLVINILGGALFVESIFSWPGLGKLLVDAVMNKDFPVIQFAVVGFSFIVIVVNLLVDFLYGIVDPRIRKAG; this comes from the coding sequence ATGCGGGATGTGCATGCCTTCCTTCATAGCAGCTCTATTATTCTCAATCAGGAAGCAGTGATTGGATTGTACTTCTTTGCAATAGAAAAGGTGATAAAGGCTGGACTAACGATTTTGGCCGTGCTGATATTTGTATTTATCGGTGCGAGGTTAACTGGAGACCCCTTCAGCATGATGTTTCCTGACGGATTGACTCATGAGCAGAAGCAGCTGCTGATGGAGCATTATGGATTAGATAGGCCGATTTATGTGCAATTTCAAATCTATTTGCAGGAGGCTCTACGCGGCAACTTTGGGACAAGCATTCATGATGGCCGTATGGTCACACTTATTTTCAAAACGGCTGCTCTAGAAACCTTAAAGCTTGGTATATGGGCCTTTCTTCTGAGCAGTGTCATTGGGATTACTGTCGGTATACTCGCCTCATTAAAGCCAAACAGCAAGCTGGCGAAGCTGCTGATGTTTATCGCTTGTCTTGGATATTCTGTACCCGGCTTTGTCGTTGGCATTCTGATGATTGTTATTTTCAGTTTTTATTTAAAGCTGCTTCCTAGTATGGGAATGGGCGGCTGGCAGAGCTATATTATGCCTGTAGTTTCCATATCCGTTCATCCGATTGCAACGATTGCACGCTATGTATATACAAGCTTTACAGAGGTTTTGTCACAAGACTATATTCGTACGGCTAGAGCGAAGGGCCTTAGTGAATCGCTCGTCATTCTCAAACATGCTTTTCGTAACACGTTAATACCTTTGGTTACTGTACTCGGGATGCTGGTCATTAATATACTTGGCGGAGCGCTGTTCGTAGAAAGTATATTCTCATGGCCGGGGCTTGGAAAGCTGCTGGTTGATGCTGTTATGAACAAGGATTTTCCGGTAATTCAGTTTGCGGTTGTTGGCTTCTCATTTATTGTTATCGTAGTCAATTTATTGGTTGATTTCCTGTATGGGATCGTTGATCCAAGGATTCGGAAGGCGGGATAA
- a CDS encoding ABC transporter substrate-binding protein, translating into MKKHMARKLLILLFCIAMISACTNTKGQGGANKNQPSNQETQAAAGQSTAEPSNEAQEIEHLRIGTNAFTAGLEPTRTSNADAQLQYNIYDTLILRDPFSKSLEFLPGLAESWGNIEPTVWEFKLRQNVKFHDGTIMDAEDVAYSLNRIFKQEDPRFDNAYGRYFNTFDKVEIVDETTVRIHTLQADPLVEIFLSDLSGAITSKEYIDRVGLEQADLMPIGTGPYKVASFVPKENAVLERFEDYWGKKAPIKKVTYTYIPEISSRVTAIANNEIDFVVGIPPEQEATLANQQNVKLLEAAYPLLHVLVLNMNNEVMKNKKLRQALDLAVDREALVSALWDNKGIVPTSLQFPDYGDMYLSDVQTVEYNVEKAKQLVKESGYDGTPVEVTIRTDYYTHGDLAVQAMIEMWKEIGVNATLRQVPDVNAFEDSTIMIRSWSNPLYYPDPMGLIDASWSDNVWVSTRGFWDPQTEEWDKNMEIARFSMDNAERKAALRKLQEITKDEAGFILMYQPFEYFATSSNLEWKMPKNYRAYTISLRAGEIALTN; encoded by the coding sequence GTGAAAAAGCATATGGCAAGAAAACTTTTAATCTTACTTTTTTGTATCGCGATGATTTCAGCTTGTACGAATACGAAAGGTCAAGGCGGAGCAAACAAGAATCAACCAAGCAACCAAGAAACACAAGCTGCTGCTGGGCAGTCGACAGCAGAACCGAGCAATGAGGCTCAAGAGATTGAGCATTTACGAATTGGAACGAATGCTTTCACAGCCGGACTAGAGCCGACACGCACGTCGAATGCGGATGCTCAGCTTCAATATAATATTTACGATACGTTAATTTTAAGAGATCCTTTTTCAAAAAGCTTGGAGTTCCTTCCTGGACTAGCTGAAAGCTGGGGGAATATCGAGCCGACGGTGTGGGAATTCAAGCTGCGCCAAAACGTGAAATTCCATGATGGAACGATTATGGATGCGGAAGACGTTGCCTATTCCCTCAATCGGATCTTTAAACAAGAGGATCCAAGATTCGATAATGCCTATGGCCGTTATTTCAATACGTTCGACAAGGTTGAAATAGTAGATGAGACTACCGTACGCATTCACACCCTGCAGGCTGATCCGCTCGTTGAAATCTTTCTTTCAGATCTAAGCGGTGCGATTACATCGAAGGAATATATCGATCGTGTCGGATTGGAGCAAGCGGATTTGATGCCGATAGGCACAGGTCCATATAAGGTGGCATCCTTTGTGCCGAAGGAAAACGCAGTGCTGGAAAGATTCGAAGACTATTGGGGCAAGAAAGCACCTATTAAAAAAGTAACGTATACGTACATCCCAGAAATCTCTTCACGTGTAACCGCAATTGCCAATAATGAAATTGATTTTGTTGTAGGCATTCCGCCAGAGCAAGAGGCAACTCTAGCTAATCAACAAAATGTGAAATTGCTAGAGGCTGCTTATCCGCTGCTTCATGTTCTCGTTCTGAATATGAACAATGAGGTTATGAAGAATAAAAAGCTGAGACAAGCACTTGATCTTGCTGTCGATCGTGAAGCGCTCGTAAGCGCACTTTGGGACAATAAAGGAATTGTACCGACGTCGCTGCAATTCCCGGATTACGGAGATATGTATCTGTCGGATGTACAAACGGTGGAATACAATGTCGAGAAGGCTAAGCAATTGGTGAAGGAATCAGGCTATGACGGTACACCAGTTGAAGTGACGATTCGTACAGATTATTATACTCATGGTGATCTTGCTGTTCAGGCGATGATTGAAATGTGGAAGGAAATTGGAGTTAATGCAACGCTTAGACAAGTACCGGATGTCAATGCTTTTGAAGACTCTACGATTATGATTCGTTCTTGGTCTAACCCGCTTTATTACCCAGATCCAATGGGACTTATTGATGCTTCCTGGTCTGATAATGTATGGGTAAGCACACGCGGCTTCTGGGATCCCCAAACAGAGGAATGGGACAAAAATATGGAAATCGCACGCTTCTCTATGGATAACGCAGAGCGTAAGGCAGCGCTTAGAAAGCTGCAGGAAATTACGAAGGATGAGGCAGGCTTCATTCTGATGTATCAGCCTTTCGAATATTTTGCCACAAGCAGTAATTTGGAATGGAAAATGCCCAAAAATTATCGTGCATATACAATCTCATTACGTGCAGGTGAAATCGCGCTAACAAACTAA
- a CDS encoding phosphonoacetaldehyde reductase — protein MSQFYNPVRLYFEANGIAELASRLVRHYGAENRVLVLTRGSEVEKSHVLMPIMKALEGTNVYMKELQLSNPDLTDIIHLTKELKSFDYELVIAIGGGSVMDMAKALIAMKENRLTSEEDLREAITEERYLQQENVIPWIGIPTTSGTGSEVTSWATVWDKEKGVKYSISNPKLYARYALIVPELTQSMPLRLSVITSLDALCHATEAYWSVRTNPITRSYALHAIERIVTYLPLLKEDAHHLECRKQLAMASVYAGLAFSNTMTTACHSISYPLTLIHGIEHGIAASITLGAVFKLNQHNIVEIDSLLKVFGVEAPADVQRKIIEIYEGYQISTQLRDYGVTSKHIEELAERAYTKGRMNNNPVIPSKQQVEALLMALL, from the coding sequence ATGAGTCAGTTTTACAATCCGGTTCGACTATATTTTGAGGCGAATGGGATAGCCGAGCTTGCTAGTAGGTTAGTCCGGCATTACGGTGCTGAGAATCGTGTTCTTGTATTAACCAGAGGCAGCGAGGTCGAGAAAAGTCATGTGCTAATGCCAATCATGAAAGCATTGGAAGGAACAAATGTTTACATGAAGGAGCTGCAGCTATCAAATCCAGATTTGACAGATATCATTCATTTAACGAAAGAACTGAAAAGCTTTGATTATGAGCTCGTTATTGCTATTGGCGGCGGGAGCGTCATGGATATGGCCAAGGCTTTGATCGCCATGAAAGAGAATCGTCTAACAAGTGAGGAGGATCTGCGCGAGGCAATTACAGAAGAAAGATATTTGCAGCAGGAAAACGTTATTCCCTGGATTGGTATTCCAACGACCTCGGGTACGGGTTCAGAGGTGACGAGCTGGGCGACGGTCTGGGATAAAGAAAAGGGAGTAAAGTATTCGATTTCTAATCCGAAGTTGTATGCGCGCTATGCCTTGATTGTTCCAGAGCTAACGCAATCTATGCCGCTTCGGCTTAGCGTTATTACATCCTTGGATGCGCTGTGCCATGCGACTGAGGCTTATTGGTCGGTACGAACTAATCCGATAACAAGAAGTTATGCTTTGCATGCGATAGAGCGTATTGTTACTTATTTGCCGCTTCTTAAGGAAGATGCTCATCATTTGGAGTGTAGAAAGCAATTGGCTATGGCAAGTGTTTATGCGGGTCTAGCCTTCAGCAACACGATGACGACTGCCTGTCATTCGATCTCCTATCCATTGACTCTTATACATGGCATTGAGCACGGGATCGCAGCCAGTATTACACTCGGAGCCGTGTTTAAGCTGAATCAGCATAATATAGTAGAAATCGATAGTTTGCTTAAGGTATTTGGTGTAGAAGCACCAGCTGATGTACAACGGAAAATAATTGAGATTTATGAAGGGTATCAGATTTCAACCCAGCTTCGTGACTATGGTGTTACCTCTAAACATATTGAGGAGTTAGCGGAGCGAGCTTATACAAAAGGAAGAATGAATAATAATCCGGTTATTCCTTCTAAGCAGCAGGTTGAAGCGCTGTTAATGGCGCTATTGTAG